The Spirosoma foliorum genome has a window encoding:
- a CDS encoding transglutaminase family protein has translation MAIKVAISHKTAYNFDRLVGLSPHIFRLRPAPHSRTPIDGYTFKIFPENHFINWQQDPFGNYQARVVFPEKTKTLRIEVEVLARLEVINPFDFFIEEYAETFPFSYDEHLLSELSPYLEIRENGPLLNEWIAKNRIDDPIKTVDYLVHLNQRLNQTLGYNIRMEPGVQSCEESLSMLSGSCRDSAWLLVQILRHLGIASRFVSGYLVQLKPDVKSLDGPSGPEEDFTDLHAWVEAYVPGAGWIGLDPTSGLFADEGHIPLCCTPHYKSAAPVTGATDVAEVSFDYENQVFRIFEDPRVTKPYTEEQWQQILKVGHDVEKDLQAGDVRMTMGGEPTFVSIDDSESPEWNSAADGPLKRKLSYNLALRLKNRFAHGGLLHFGQGKWYPGELFPRWQYALYWRKDGLPIWKNDDLITKESQTSYTHKEAEIFTTELTKYLGLNADNIVPAYEDPIYWALEEDKLPVNLDPLTFDLSDSIERRTLAGILERGLNNPAGFTLPIEWNDDTNGWVSCLWQFRRKNCFLIPGNSPIGLRLPLSSLPDVSEDRKKDAVERSSFEELPALEAYEEYQSAVTNRYGTEAQPYKAPVRKKQGAKSKKAPLFEVDTIRTALSVEAREGILYVFLPPVDYLEHYLDLIASVEATAEKLQMSVRIEGYTPPSDYRIQKLVVSPDPGVIEVNVQPAANWQELVDNTTALYEEAFYARLGTEKFMVDGRHTGTGGGNHVTIGGAKPSDSPILRRPDLLRSLLTYWQHHPALSYLFAGPFIGPTSQAPRIDEGRDERLYEVEIAFDQIPEDREVPFWMVDRIFRNLLVDITGNTHRTEFCIDKLYSPDSSTGRLGILEFRAFDMPPHKHMNMVQTLLVRALVSMFWKQPYKKKLVRWGTELHDRFLLPHFAYLDMVDIVNDLKDAGYQFDISWFDPFFEFRFPRHGTIVMDNIQMELRLGIEPWHVLGEELSNTGTARFVDSSLERLQVKVSGFVEGRHVLVCNGCRVPLRNTGIKGEYVSGIRYKAWNPTSALHPTIGVDAPLVFDVIDTWNNRILGGCTYFVSHPGGRSFDTYPVNSYEAESRRTSRFWGFGHTPSQKEEIPVTVKSTPSISRFVAEHKKDLRMDTPVELVNQEYPHTLDLRQFWRAK, from the coding sequence ATGGCTATAAAAGTTGCGATATCACACAAGACAGCCTATAATTTCGATCGATTGGTCGGGCTTTCTCCGCATATATTCCGGCTTCGCCCTGCCCCACATTCACGTACGCCAATCGACGGATACACCTTCAAAATATTTCCCGAAAATCACTTTATCAATTGGCAGCAAGACCCGTTTGGGAATTACCAGGCCAGGGTCGTCTTTCCCGAAAAAACGAAAACCTTACGAATTGAAGTAGAAGTACTGGCTCGTCTGGAAGTCATTAACCCATTCGATTTCTTCATTGAAGAATACGCCGAAACGTTCCCCTTCAGTTACGACGAGCACTTACTTTCTGAGCTGAGTCCTTATCTGGAAATTCGGGAAAACGGCCCGTTACTGAACGAATGGATTGCCAAAAACAGAATTGACGATCCGATAAAAACGGTTGATTATCTGGTTCATCTCAATCAGAGACTCAATCAAACCCTTGGGTACAACATCCGTATGGAGCCGGGTGTGCAATCCTGCGAGGAGTCGCTGAGTATGTTAAGTGGCTCCTGTCGCGATTCGGCCTGGTTACTGGTCCAGATTCTCCGACATCTGGGTATTGCCTCCCGCTTTGTATCTGGCTATCTGGTACAGCTTAAACCCGATGTAAAATCATTAGACGGCCCATCGGGGCCAGAGGAAGATTTTACGGATTTACACGCCTGGGTGGAAGCCTACGTACCGGGAGCGGGCTGGATTGGCCTCGATCCAACGTCGGGCTTATTTGCCGATGAAGGGCATATTCCCCTTTGCTGTACGCCACATTACAAAAGTGCAGCTCCGGTTACGGGCGCAACTGATGTAGCCGAAGTTTCATTTGACTACGAAAATCAGGTTTTCCGAATTTTCGAAGATCCGAGAGTTACTAAGCCGTATACCGAAGAGCAGTGGCAGCAGATTCTGAAAGTCGGGCATGATGTAGAAAAAGATTTGCAAGCGGGCGACGTTCGTATGACGATGGGTGGCGAACCTACCTTCGTATCTATTGATGATAGTGAGTCGCCCGAGTGGAATTCGGCCGCCGATGGGCCACTCAAACGCAAGCTCTCTTATAATCTCGCGCTACGGCTGAAAAACCGGTTTGCGCATGGTGGATTACTGCATTTCGGACAAGGGAAATGGTATCCAGGTGAGCTGTTTCCACGCTGGCAATATGCGCTGTACTGGCGGAAAGATGGGTTGCCAATCTGGAAGAATGACGACCTGATTACGAAGGAAAGCCAAACGTCGTATACGCACAAAGAGGCCGAAATTTTCACAACTGAACTAACCAAATACCTGGGGCTGAACGCCGACAATATTGTTCCGGCCTACGAAGACCCAATTTATTGGGCACTGGAAGAAGACAAACTACCCGTTAATCTTGATCCGCTCACCTTCGACCTAAGCGACTCTATCGAACGCCGAACGCTGGCCGGTATTCTGGAACGAGGGCTAAATAACCCCGCCGGTTTTACTCTGCCGATAGAATGGAATGACGATACGAATGGTTGGGTGAGTTGCCTGTGGCAATTCCGTCGTAAAAACTGTTTTCTGATACCCGGCAACTCCCCTATCGGGTTACGCCTACCGCTTTCGTCGTTACCCGATGTATCGGAAGATCGTAAAAAAGATGCAGTAGAACGGAGTTCATTTGAAGAACTGCCGGCGTTAGAAGCGTATGAGGAGTATCAATCGGCAGTTACGAATCGATATGGCACTGAAGCGCAACCCTACAAAGCACCCGTCCGGAAGAAACAGGGCGCGAAGTCGAAAAAAGCGCCACTTTTCGAGGTCGACACCATCCGAACGGCCTTGAGCGTTGAAGCCCGCGAGGGAATTCTATATGTATTTCTGCCGCCTGTCGATTACCTGGAACACTATCTGGATTTAATTGCCTCTGTAGAAGCCACGGCCGAAAAATTACAGATGTCCGTTCGGATTGAAGGCTACACGCCCCCCTCCGATTATCGTATCCAGAAACTAGTCGTCTCCCCCGACCCCGGTGTTATCGAAGTAAACGTGCAACCAGCCGCCAACTGGCAGGAATTGGTTGATAACACGACAGCCTTGTATGAAGAAGCATTTTATGCTCGTTTGGGTACGGAGAAATTCATGGTCGACGGTCGGCACACGGGTACCGGTGGCGGCAACCATGTGACCATCGGCGGGGCAAAACCGTCAGATAGTCCAATCCTCCGTCGTCCTGATTTATTGCGAAGTTTACTTACCTACTGGCAACACCATCCCGCACTCAGTTATTTGTTTGCCGGACCTTTTATTGGCCCAACCAGCCAGGCTCCGCGCATTGATGAAGGCCGGGACGAACGCCTGTACGAAGTCGAAATTGCATTCGATCAAATCCCGGAAGATCGGGAGGTGCCATTCTGGATGGTCGATCGTATTTTCCGCAATCTTCTGGTCGATATTACCGGGAACACTCACCGAACAGAGTTCTGTATCGATAAACTCTATTCACCCGATTCATCGACGGGCCGACTAGGGATTCTGGAATTCCGGGCGTTTGATATGCCTCCGCACAAGCATATGAACATGGTGCAAACGCTGCTGGTACGGGCGCTGGTATCGATGTTCTGGAAGCAACCTTACAAGAAAAAACTGGTACGTTGGGGAACCGAACTACACGATCGTTTCCTACTCCCCCACTTCGCCTATCTGGACATGGTCGATATTGTCAACGACCTAAAAGATGCTGGCTATCAATTCGATATTTCCTGGTTCGATCCATTCTTTGAGTTCAGATTTCCACGTCACGGCACTATTGTTATGGATAATATCCAGATGGAGCTGCGTCTCGGTATCGAGCCCTGGCATGTACTGGGCGAGGAATTATCGAATACCGGAACCGCTCGGTTTGTCGATTCGTCGCTGGAGCGGCTCCAGGTAAAAGTGAGTGGTTTTGTCGAAGGTCGCCATGTATTGGTGTGTAATGGCTGCCGTGTCCCCCTAAGGAATACGGGCATCAAAGGCGAATACGTATCCGGCATTCGATACAAAGCCTGGAATCCGACCTCAGCCCTTCATCCAACCATTGGCGTAGATGCTCCGCTGGTATTCGATGTGATCGATACTTGGAACAATCGGATTCTGGGTGGGTGTACCTATTTTGTATCGCACCCCGGTGGTCGTAGTTTTGATACGTATCCGGTCAACAGTTACGAAGCTGAATCACGCCGAACCAGCCGTTTCTGGGGCTTTGGACATACACCGTCTCAAAAAGAGGAAATTCCCGTTACGGTGAAGTCTACGCCGAGTATTTCCCGGTTTGTGGCCGAACACAAGAAAGATCTTCGGATGGATACCCCGGTCGAATTGGTCAATCAGGAATATCCGCATACGCTTGACTTGCGTCAATTCTGGCGTGCGAAATAA
- a CDS encoding circularly permuted type 2 ATP-grasp protein, with amino-acid sequence MVSESTRSLLDSYTSKLNSYDEILAPNGVIKPHWEKLFSSLEKVGNEELKNRAQEIKNKIRENGVTYNIYQGTNGLNSPWKLDLIPFLIEQKEWHAISKGLQQRAILLDLILRDIYGERTLLKEGILPPELVYNNTGFFRPCQDVKLPTQHQLVMYAADMARGPDGRMWVVDNRTQAPSGSGYALENRVILTKIMPELAKDMYVSRLSPFFTQAQQSIFKVFREKSDFLNVVYLTPGPNNETYFEQAYLASYLGYTLVQGDDLIVKNGFVWIKAIDGLQRVDIIIRRIDDEWCDPLELRIDSKLGVPGLLQVIRNGNVMVINPPGSSAVENTAFNAFLPSLCRHFLREELILPSVATWWCGQPRELQRTLDNLGSLIIKKANRKQVFRSVYGKELSKEELKQLRAQILQNPTEYVAQEEVSFSTTPTFVDGHIEPRYAAIRAFLTATPNGYQVMEGGLTRSSALKDKFTFSNQYGSVSKDTWIVSNEAEVIRERVKLPGVSYQQSQTSLPSRSAENLYWAARYSERTMTATTFLMLTLNALNFQRNFGSQSKTQHIDIQLKTLSKLIKIEPRFSDKNKEDFVNPYPIIADSISNAAKLGTITASLQSFLRAMIAVRERWNNVTWRTIDVIENINEKLQQIRPDQNPNDIHNTLTNLQNKLFTFYGIVNESIPRNNGYYLFETGKLVERILSKITIIKSIFSIKTEQFIENELMEIVLMNHFALSHYRATYKTNLEMEYVLDMILLDKQIPASLAYLLDSLDHNISQLPQSSSRLSKSRKAILEASTQIKLIDVSEVSAVNEKSQAYEKLDTILSNVYALILSVSDSITNQYFNHTAPQHSITETIIDLENEL; translated from the coding sequence ATGGTTTCAGAATCTACCCGTAGTTTACTTGACTCATATACGAGTAAGCTAAATTCATACGATGAAATATTAGCACCGAATGGGGTAATAAAACCGCATTGGGAAAAATTATTTTCTTCGCTGGAGAAAGTCGGGAATGAGGAACTGAAAAACCGGGCACAGGAAATAAAAAATAAGATTCGCGAAAACGGGGTTACTTATAACATTTATCAGGGAACCAATGGACTAAATAGTCCCTGGAAATTAGACCTGATCCCTTTTCTGATCGAGCAGAAAGAATGGCATGCTATCTCGAAAGGGTTACAGCAGCGTGCCATTCTTTTAGACTTAATACTTCGGGATATTTATGGCGAACGAACGCTACTAAAAGAAGGCATTCTTCCCCCCGAATTAGTGTACAACAACACGGGCTTTTTTCGCCCCTGCCAGGATGTGAAATTGCCAACCCAACATCAGTTGGTGATGTATGCTGCCGATATGGCTCGTGGGCCTGATGGCCGAATGTGGGTAGTCGATAATCGGACGCAGGCTCCCTCAGGGTCGGGTTATGCGCTCGAAAACCGGGTGATTCTTACCAAGATCATGCCCGAGCTTGCCAAGGACATGTATGTGAGTCGGCTGTCTCCTTTTTTTACGCAGGCTCAGCAATCCATTTTCAAAGTATTTCGGGAAAAATCTGATTTTCTAAACGTCGTTTACTTAACACCAGGACCTAATAATGAGACGTATTTTGAGCAGGCCTACCTCGCGTCTTATTTAGGGTATACGTTAGTTCAGGGTGACGATTTGATTGTTAAAAACGGCTTTGTCTGGATCAAAGCCATCGATGGGTTGCAACGGGTCGATATTATTATTCGACGTATTGACGATGAATGGTGCGACCCGCTGGAGCTACGTATCGACTCGAAACTGGGGGTACCGGGTTTATTGCAGGTAATCCGGAACGGCAACGTCATGGTTATTAATCCGCCGGGTAGTAGTGCGGTCGAAAACACAGCGTTCAATGCCTTTTTGCCGTCTTTATGCCGCCATTTTTTACGCGAAGAATTAATCCTACCCTCCGTGGCAACCTGGTGGTGCGGGCAACCTAGAGAACTCCAACGAACGCTGGATAACCTGGGCAGTCTGATTATTAAAAAGGCAAATCGAAAACAGGTATTCCGATCGGTTTACGGAAAAGAGTTGTCTAAAGAGGAACTGAAGCAACTGAGGGCACAAATTCTGCAAAACCCAACCGAATACGTAGCGCAGGAAGAAGTGAGTTTTTCCACAACGCCTACGTTTGTCGATGGCCATATCGAGCCCCGCTATGCAGCTATTCGGGCCTTTTTGACGGCCACCCCGAATGGCTATCAGGTTATGGAAGGCGGCTTGACCCGGAGTTCAGCACTTAAAGACAAATTCACCTTTTCGAACCAATATGGTAGTGTCTCTAAAGACACGTGGATCGTATCGAACGAAGCCGAAGTAATCCGGGAACGCGTCAAACTTCCGGGGGTTTCGTATCAGCAATCGCAAACATCGTTGCCCAGTCGGAGTGCTGAGAATTTGTATTGGGCTGCCCGCTACAGCGAGCGTACTATGACGGCTACCACCTTTCTGATGCTCACGCTCAATGCATTAAATTTTCAGCGGAATTTTGGCAGTCAGAGCAAAACGCAGCATATCGATATACAGCTTAAAACACTGTCGAAATTAATTAAAATTGAACCCCGCTTTTCGGATAAAAACAAAGAGGATTTCGTAAATCCGTACCCAATTATTGCGGATAGCATTTCCAACGCGGCAAAGCTCGGCACCATCACCGCATCGCTCCAGTCGTTTTTGAGAGCCATGATTGCCGTTCGCGAGCGGTGGAATAATGTAACCTGGCGAACCATTGATGTTATTGAAAATATCAATGAAAAACTCCAGCAGATTCGCCCCGATCAGAATCCGAACGACATTCACAATACCCTGACGAATCTCCAGAATAAGCTATTCACCTTTTATGGGATCGTCAATGAATCGATCCCCCGAAATAATGGCTATTATCTATTTGAGACCGGGAAATTAGTTGAACGAATTCTCTCGAAGATTACCATCATAAAGTCCATTTTCAGTATTAAAACGGAGCAATTTATTGAAAATGAACTGATGGAAATTGTCTTGATGAACCACTTTGCCTTATCGCATTACCGGGCTACTTACAAGACAAATCTGGAAATGGAATATGTGCTGGATATGATTTTACTGGACAAGCAGATTCCAGCTTCACTTGCTTATTTATTAGACTCACTGGATCACAATATCAGCCAGTTACCCCAGTCATCGTCGCGATTAAGCAAATCCCGGAAAGCCATTCTGGAAGCATCTACCCAGATAAAATTGATTGATGTGTCGGAAGTGTCAGCCGTAAACGAAAAATCGCAGGCGTACGAAAAATTAGATACCATTTTATCGAACGTGTACGCACTCATTTTATCGGTGTCAGACTCTATAACCAACCAATATTTTAACCATACAGCTCCGCAACACTCCATTACCGAAACAATAATTGACCTGGAGAATGAATTATAG
- a CDS encoding transglutaminase family protein, translating into MNYRLIHKTQYNYSENVTNYHGLACLMPKSSLRQSCRDFSLSISPFPDETYSRTDYFGNTLHYFSIYKPHNKLTILAKSIVDTHSSIAADFFMTPNEVSEKFRTNRALRSELLDYILPSPFVQWDSEISRFAADCFSENQSFYQSARLLCRKIYTEFTYVPGFTTIHTPLKTVLREKKGVCQDFSHLAIACLRSMGFAARYVSGYLETQPLPGKTKLQGSDATHAWVSVYVPDIGWCDFDPTNDLVPQERHITTAWGRDFGDVSPLKGIIFSTGKHAFQVAVDVIPI; encoded by the coding sequence ATGAATTATAGATTAATTCATAAGACACAGTACAACTACAGTGAAAACGTGACTAATTATCACGGGTTGGCTTGCTTAATGCCTAAAAGTTCATTGCGGCAATCGTGTCGTGATTTTTCGTTATCGATTTCGCCTTTTCCCGACGAGACGTATTCACGCACCGATTACTTTGGCAATACCCTTCATTACTTCTCGATCTACAAACCGCATAATAAGCTCACTATTTTAGCCAAAAGCATCGTTGACACCCATTCGTCGATCGCTGCTGATTTTTTTATGACGCCCAACGAAGTCAGCGAAAAATTCAGGACGAATAGAGCCTTACGAAGTGAGCTTCTCGATTATATACTGCCGAGCCCCTTTGTTCAGTGGGACAGTGAAATCAGTCGTTTTGCCGCCGATTGTTTCAGTGAGAATCAGTCATTTTATCAAAGTGCGCGCTTGCTATGCCGCAAAATTTATACTGAGTTTACCTACGTTCCGGGCTTTACAACCATTCATACACCACTAAAAACGGTATTACGAGAGAAAAAAGGCGTTTGTCAGGATTTTTCACACCTCGCCATTGCCTGCCTGCGGAGTATGGGCTTTGCCGCCCGCTATGTGAGTGGTTATCTGGAAACGCAGCCTTTGCCGGGCAAGACCAAACTACAAGGGTCCGACGCGACACATGCCTGGGTATCGGTCTATGTGCCTGACATTGGCTGGTGCGATTTCGACCCTACTAACGATTTAGTCCCGCAGGAACGACACATCACCACTGCCTGGGGCCGCGATTTCGGAGATGTCTCTCCTTTGAAGGGTATCATTTTCAGTACCGGCAAACACGCTTTTCAAGTGGCGGTGGACGTGATACCTATCTAA
- a CDS encoding DUF5606 family protein — protein sequence MEALKQIANVAGYSGLYRILKPGRAGVIVESLDDKKAKTMMGPTARVSVLNDISIYVDDDSEEQSVSLSTVLLAINEKYSDKLPVDSKGSADELADFMATVVPAYDRERVRTTDIKKLVSWYGILRQYAPEVFEVTAEEVKEEATETAEAPETTEVAEAPVAETTKKQKA from the coding sequence ATGGAAGCATTAAAACAGATTGCCAATGTGGCTGGATACAGCGGCCTTTATCGAATCCTGAAACCGGGCCGGGCAGGCGTTATTGTCGAATCATTAGACGACAAGAAGGCCAAAACAATGATGGGTCCAACCGCGCGGGTATCGGTGCTGAATGATATTTCCATCTATGTCGATGACGACAGCGAGGAACAATCTGTATCGCTTAGCACGGTATTACTGGCAATCAATGAAAAATACAGCGATAAACTTCCTGTTGATTCGAAAGGCTCAGCAGACGAGTTGGCTGATTTTATGGCGACCGTTGTGCCTGCATATGATCGTGAGCGCGTACGGACAACAGATATTAAAAAACTGGTGAGCTGGTACGGTATTCTTCGTCAGTATGCCCCCGAAGTGTTTGAGGTTACGGCTGAAGAGGTTAAGGAGGAAGCTACAGAAACCGCCGAAGCGCCCGAAACGACTGAGGTTGCCGAAGCACCTGTTGCCGAAACGACGAAAAAGCAGAAAGCTTAA
- the yihA gene encoding ribosome biogenesis GTP-binding protein YihA/YsxC codes for MPVKQAEFLVSNSDAAKCPKPDRPEYAFIGRSNVGKSSLINMLTSRNSLAKISGKPGKTQLINHFIIDNEWYLVDLPGYGYAQVSKADREKFAALIDGYLKSRPNLLCIFVLVDSRIEPQKLDLDFMSNLGEQGLPFVVVFTKTEKLGPTKLQATIETYRAKLLEEWEEAPDFFVTSAVTAAGREDILSFIRPLNESYLKEQKNVKMMGRKTGK; via the coding sequence ATGCCTGTTAAACAAGCCGAATTTTTGGTCAGTAATTCCGATGCGGCCAAATGCCCCAAGCCCGACCGGCCTGAATACGCCTTTATTGGTCGCTCGAACGTTGGCAAATCGTCGCTGATTAATATGCTAACGAGCCGTAATTCCTTAGCGAAAATCTCGGGAAAGCCTGGTAAAACGCAGTTGATCAACCATTTCATTATCGATAATGAATGGTATCTGGTCGATTTGCCGGGTTATGGCTATGCCCAGGTTAGTAAAGCCGACCGCGAGAAATTTGCGGCTCTTATTGATGGCTATCTGAAGTCGCGACCCAATTTGCTGTGTATTTTTGTGCTGGTCGATTCACGGATTGAACCTCAGAAGCTTGATCTCGACTTTATGAGCAACTTAGGCGAACAGGGATTGCCGTTCGTTGTTGTTTTCACAAAGACCGAGAAACTGGGTCCAACCAAATTACAGGCTACGATAGAAACCTATCGGGCTAAACTGCTCGAAGAATGGGAGGAAGCTCCTGACTTTTTTGTCACATCGGCGGTTACAGCAGCAGGCCGTGAAGATATTTTGTCGTTCATCCGACCATTGAATGAAAGTTATTTAAAAGAGCAAAAGAATGTAAAAATGATGGGGCGAAAAACAGGCAAGTAG
- a CDS encoding thioredoxin family protein codes for MKKVFWLLAFLLVGFNAQSTHAALSSTRPNPAAPKKVAPKNDTEGIQFTETSWREILKKAKAEKKVIFLDAYASWCGPCKKLQKDVFTKKAVGDFYNSKFINVKMDMEKGEGPALSQVYPLEAYPTLLFIDGNGKVLKKVLGLQTPEDLIAIGKSVKPAGI; via the coding sequence ATGAAAAAAGTATTTTGGCTACTTGCATTCCTCTTGGTTGGCTTCAATGCACAATCGACTCATGCTGCCCTTTCTTCAACCCGGCCTAACCCTGCCGCTCCGAAGAAAGTAGCTCCCAAAAATGATACTGAAGGTATTCAATTCACGGAAACATCGTGGAGAGAGATTCTGAAAAAGGCAAAGGCAGAGAAAAAAGTTATCTTCCTGGATGCGTATGCTAGCTGGTGTGGTCCCTGCAAAAAACTCCAGAAGGATGTTTTTACCAAAAAGGCCGTTGGCGATTTCTATAATAGCAAATTCATCAACGTGAAAATGGACATGGAGAAAGGCGAAGGCCCGGCTCTGTCGCAGGTGTACCCGCTCGAAGCGTATCCAACCCTATTGTTCATCGATGGCAATGGCAAAGTGTTGAAAAAAGTTTTAGGACTGCAAACACCCGAAGACCTGATCGCCATCGGCAAGAGCGTTAAACCGGCTGGTATCTAA
- a CDS encoding TolC family protein translates to MKLVFMLSIAWKATSLLQAQQLPMPDELRSFIQQANANYPQLKQQQLQLQAGDVRVEIAQSAKRPNVQLTGSYTYVTPVSGITPPLNGREIPLKFAPTQSVNGYVSVNQPICDFERTEALIRLASDNAQILQHNYELAQQTLAYQVAAVYYGIGFLQQGIAVQDSVIKTAGATVKVLSTRLQNGDALQYDVFSQQVRMKIAVNRKVELQNQLDRQLAALTYLTGSACRITTQPIQQLLDQSQTALEQGIDVEGQIKRAKLANKDMLLAQGRVKVAETDALVSQRSSGLMLTISSLAGIRNGYAPAVDQLRPNLAVSLNATVPIYAGNQYTLKNRVAELNVKASQYAVDEVQAQLHQRLTQLQADSRSNQARLANLDTQVLQAREALAMANVRFRNGLITTAELQSAQTSVEEAELVRLNFRYQLLLNRLELKRLLGEPLL, encoded by the coding sequence ATGAAGCTTGTCTTCATGCTTTCCATAGCCTGGAAAGCAACCAGTCTGTTGCAAGCCCAACAGCTGCCAATGCCCGACGAGTTACGCTCGTTCATTCAACAGGCCAACGCCAATTATCCCCAACTTAAGCAACAACAACTCCAGCTCCAGGCGGGTGATGTACGCGTAGAAATAGCCCAATCAGCTAAACGCCCCAATGTGCAGCTGACAGGTTCGTATACCTATGTCACGCCCGTATCGGGTATAACCCCGCCGTTGAATGGCAGGGAGATTCCGCTGAAATTTGCACCGACTCAATCGGTGAATGGGTACGTATCGGTTAATCAACCAATTTGCGATTTTGAAAGAACCGAAGCGCTTATTCGGCTTGCCAGCGATAATGCGCAGATTTTACAGCACAATTATGAGCTAGCACAACAAACACTGGCTTATCAGGTAGCCGCTGTTTACTATGGAATCGGGTTTCTGCAACAGGGAATCGCTGTTCAGGATTCGGTGATTAAAACGGCTGGCGCAACAGTGAAAGTGCTGTCCACGCGTCTGCAAAATGGCGATGCGCTTCAGTACGACGTGTTTTCGCAGCAGGTTCGGATGAAAATCGCTGTCAATCGGAAAGTTGAACTGCAAAACCAACTCGACCGACAGCTAGCCGCCCTAACCTATTTGACCGGAAGCGCTTGCCGGATAACGACTCAGCCAATTCAGCAGTTACTCGATCAGAGTCAAACCGCGCTGGAACAAGGAATCGATGTTGAGGGACAAATAAAACGGGCGAAGCTGGCCAATAAAGACATGTTACTGGCTCAGGGCCGGGTAAAAGTTGCTGAAACCGACGCCCTTGTCAGTCAACGGTCAAGTGGCTTAATGTTGACAATCAGTAGTTTGGCGGGAATAAGAAATGGATATGCGCCTGCAGTTGATCAGCTAAGACCGAATCTGGCGGTGAGCCTCAATGCAACGGTTCCGATTTATGCCGGAAACCAGTACACACTAAAAAATCGGGTGGCCGAATTAAATGTGAAGGCTAGTCAATACGCTGTCGATGAGGTTCAGGCCCAACTACACCAACGACTGACGCAGCTTCAGGCAGACAGCCGTAGTAATCAGGCCCGGCTAGCTAATCTGGATACACAAGTGTTGCAGGCTCGTGAAGCGCTCGCGATGGCCAATGTCCGCTTTCGGAATGGCCTCATCACCACTGCCGAATTACAAAGTGCCCAAACCAGCGTTGAAGAAGCTGAGTTGGTTCGCCTGAATTTTCGCTATCAATTGTTATTGAACCGATTAGAGCTAAAACGGTTGCTGGGTGAACCCTTGCTATAA
- a CDS encoding MarR family winged helix-turn-helix transcriptional regulator has translation MHQLIALLQELLPQLEAYVQATDKPQLNSFAAWLHRRTDSRELPADEHLTHEPAYFRRLSPLTQLVPLANRIHYFTQLRAQQLLADLEPIRTQRDYVVLAIIVNNETPTKSDIAAISLLEMSTITEITRRLTQANLVDEAPDALDRRTRRLKATSQGEQLYKTASGRMEQLAPDVYEPLSVPERAELRRLLTIVNNAHTADLLRKNN, from the coding sequence ATGCACCAACTCATAGCCTTACTTCAGGAATTACTGCCTCAACTGGAAGCGTATGTACAGGCAACGGATAAGCCACAGCTGAACAGCTTTGCGGCCTGGCTGCATCGACGTACAGATTCTAGAGAACTGCCTGCCGACGAACACCTCACGCATGAACCAGCTTACTTTAGGCGTTTGTCGCCCCTTACGCAACTGGTGCCACTGGCCAACCGGATTCACTATTTTACCCAGTTGCGAGCACAACAACTGCTGGCCGATTTAGAGCCTATTCGTACACAGCGAGATTATGTGGTGCTGGCCATAATTGTCAATAACGAGACTCCCACCAAATCGGATATTGCTGCTATTTCATTGCTGGAGATGAGCACAATTACGGAGATTACCCGCCGGTTGACGCAGGCTAATTTAGTTGACGAAGCGCCTGACGCGCTGGATCGCCGGACTCGCCGACTAAAGGCTACTTCGCAAGGTGAACAACTATATAAAACGGCTTCTGGGCGAATGGAGCAATTAGCGCCGGATGTATACGAACCGTTGAGTGTGCCGGAACGTGCTGAGCTTCGTCGATTACTTACTATTGTTAACAACGCACATACTGCCGACTTGCTTCGTAAGAATAATTGA